From a region of the Synechococcus sp. RS9916 genome:
- a CDS encoding CPP1-like family protein — protein MASGVDSGSDSGSQDPYARLGITAESGFEAVQQAKAAALDAAGDDPQARAKVEAAYDAVLMARLRERQTGKLSVAAASASEREQQVASQASALNNGPTVLTRLRQLSIPKPSVSVGSWTPTLSLVEGQGLLVRAVAGGLGLLLLVATSGSADLVLSLGTIGLFLSQIKRGRRPLASLGWSVLLLAVGLAIGALFVAVAGSAVVPLFGADQLQALPALLLLLAGALLLA, from the coding sequence ATGGCCTCCGGGGTTGATTCCGGTTCCGATTCCGGCTCTCAGGATCCCTACGCCAGGCTTGGCATCACAGCCGAAAGCGGCTTTGAAGCGGTGCAACAAGCCAAGGCTGCAGCCCTCGATGCTGCGGGGGATGACCCCCAGGCCAGGGCCAAGGTTGAAGCCGCCTACGACGCGGTCTTGATGGCTCGTCTTCGGGAACGGCAGACCGGAAAGCTCAGTGTCGCTGCAGCGAGTGCGTCTGAGCGAGAGCAGCAGGTGGCCTCCCAGGCTTCCGCACTCAATAACGGTCCAACGGTTCTCACCCGCCTCCGCCAGCTCTCCATTCCCAAACCATCGGTCAGTGTGGGCTCTTGGACGCCCACCCTCTCTCTTGTTGAGGGCCAAGGTCTTCTTGTTCGCGCAGTTGCTGGGGGTCTTGGTCTGCTGCTGCTGGTGGCGACGTCGGGTTCGGCTGATTTGGTGTTGTCGTTGGGCACCATCGGCCTCTTCCTCAGCCAGATCAAGCGTGGTCGTCGACCTCTTGCCTCCCTTGGCTGGAGTGTGTTGCTTCTGGCCGTCGGTCTTGCAATTGGAGCGCTTTTCGTGGCAGTTGCTGGTTCAGCAGTTGTGCCTCTGTTCGGCGCTGACCAACTTCAAGCCTTGCCGGCCTTGCTGCTGTTGCTGGCCGGCGCGTTGCTGTTGGCCTAG